The genomic region GACCGTTTATACTATCGTTCTAAACAGAAAAGGGTTAGtgttatataataaattgaaaacatATATAATCCAAAAATTGAGTTTGTTGAGGGAAACGATATGCAAGAACAGTGCACGTGATTATGAAATGCTCGAAACAATGGTACGATTATGGGAGACACAATGCAATTGTTTTAAGATTATTGGAGACTTAATGATGTATATGGATAAAGTATATTGCAAGCCGAATAGATGCTTGGAGGTATATGATATGTGCCTTGATCTTTTTCGGGTCGAGATTTTGCATAAATGTTCTTCCTTCCTTATTTCAGCCTTAATCTCTGATATTGAGGAGATTCGTAATTTAGGATCCCTGGATTCAAAACATACTAACCTGTGGAAAGTAATTATTGGAATGATGGAAACATTACATGGCAATAGAGATAGCTTTTTCCTGACCGATTTTGAGCCTGTTCTAATTAGTGCAACAGAAGAATACTATGacaaaattattgatattaaACTGTTAACGCCAATTGACAGcttggaaaaaatcaagCAATTGAAGCAGTTTGAAGACGTTCtagattcttcttttctaaatGCAGATTCTCATAGTAAGTTAAAGACCGTGTTAGAAAATGTACTCATATGGGGAAAGTTAAGTGATATCATAGAGGACCTAACGTATGAGGCAATGGAACTTTTGGATGAAAAGCTACTTCAAGAAATCTATGATTTATCAAGCGAAGAGAAGTATCGCTTCGCCATCATTGAGGCTATCAAATCCTACATTAGTAAAAGCGCCATCAAAATCCCCCTCAAAGATGGCAGTCGCAAGAAAGGACAGAATGCAATCACTTGGTCGTCCGAGGTTGTAAATCTTTTTCGTAAGCAGcatttgtttttgaagagtATCAATTTTGGTTCTATTCAACTTAATAATTTAGCTGCGGACAAATCCATTGCGATACTTGAAGATGTCTTTTCGATGTACTTctctaaagaagaatcatTGTCATCAGAATATTTTTCCACCTACGTGGACTACTGCATGAAACGAGCAAAGGACAACGATGTTGAAATGGTGACGATCAAGCAAGATTTGCTTGATAGTACCAGATTAATCAAATTGCTATCCAAGAAAGATACGTTTGAAAAGACCTATAGAAAGCAACTTTCTAGAAGATTATTGCAGCAAAGATCTGTAGTAGAAATCGAAAAATGGACAGTGcaaatgataaagaaggTTCTGGGAGCTTTTTTTACCTCAAAACTGGAGATAATGTTACGAGATGTCTCTTTGTCTTCTGAAATACTCCAAGGATTTAAAGACTCAATGACAAACAGCATAGAGTATTTGAGTTTTGTGCCACAGGTTTTAACGAGGATAAGTTGGCCATTCCAAAGTTCTAACCCAATTGACGAGATTGTTTCATTACCTCCTCGAATGTCGCAGGTTTTAGCTGGTTTTGAAGGCTATTATTCCTCGAGatataaagaaagagtTTTAAAATGGGCTCATCATTTAAGTGTAATTGAAATTGGCTGCCAGTTCAATACCGGCTACTATGAAATAAGCTTTTCTGTCTATGCTGGTGCAATTTTCCTTCTATTTGAGGATTACGAAGAATTAAcgttaaaagaaatatatgaaCTCACTCACATTCCTGAGGAGTATGTTAAATCTCTTGTGATTTCAATGTCGACAGTACCCAGATGtaagattttgaaaaagtctTCAAATTCAGGAAGCACTAAATTCTCTgttaattattttttctcttcctcCAATAGGAAAGTGAAAGTTCCAGTTATTGCTGGCCCTGTACTGTCTCACAAGTCCGAAAACTTGGCAAACCATAATTTAGTAGACACctatgaaaatgaaatcattATGGTTCTTAGCGCCACTATTGTCCGCGTCATGAAAACAGAAGGTAGGTTGAGTCATCAGCGGTTACTGGAGATAGTTACGAAGCAGACGCTACCTCTCTTCGATGTTACGCCGAGCATCTTCAAACGAGGTATCCAACTTTTATTAGAGAAAGAGTACATTCAAAGAGATGCAGATGATACTTCTTATTATCACTACCTTTCTTAACGGCTCGTAATTAAGGTCACAGGTatcatatttttaaaaTGCTAAtgacatatatatatacacagTTTCTATTCCATTGGTAGACGCAGACAATATTCTTCCCGTACTTTCATGAGTATTATAAAAACAATCGAAGGAATACATATCGTCATCAGTTTGAACATTTATCGTACTCTAGAATTCAAATAATAGTATAATTATGGTCATCTATATACGTCAGCCAACTTGGAATGTAAGAAACATGACATGCATGACACGTATAAGATATTACCTGAAATAACTCTACGTTTCGTGTTATCGCATAGATATCTTTGATGAATTTCTCAGTCTGCATTGACTTATCATTATTGACAAATTCTCCTAGCACTATTTCTAGAAATACTGTTACCTGCCAAAAGCAGAGCCATGCTTGTTTTTCAGATGCTTGGCGGCCGTATTCTACTTCCCTTTggtagaaaaaaatatacgtTGAGATTTTACAACAAAAGAGAAGTTTTCTTAATAACTACTTCAATAAAGCGCAATTTTAAGATCTGGTTGTCATTCAAATTGCCAGGTCTTGgacttttcatttatttgaTACTATGAGCgaaataaataatgaaaatttagaCTCAAATCGAATTATAATAGCCGAGCCTACAGAAAGCAAGAATAAGCATATTCGTAGCGCTTTGAGAAAACGAAGGGGTAGATTAAACACCCAAGCTTACGAGGAGGATCAAGAAGCTATTTTATCATCCCCATTATTGACTTCGACACCTAAAACAGTCTCTAGGTCATTAGTAAGGTTGTATCCATATTTGATCGTCGTGgataattttttgagtATCATCACTTGGTCTAATGACCATGTTTCAGCAAACTTACTTGGAATATTCATATTTACGGTTTGTGTATTATATTTTGGATTTATTACAAAGTATTTTGGGCATTTAATGATCGTATGTATAATTTGGGTATATCTGTTAATTGATAAGCACGTTCAAGAAACCATGGCATCATGCCCTTCATTAGATGATATATTACATGTTATGGACAGGGTTTCCATGAAGTCTAGTGCCGTATTATCACCTATTACAATTTTAAGTGGTCAGGATGTTAGAAGGCTGTTATTTACTATTGCTTTCTTATCCCCAGTTTACATTTTCCTTACTATGTTTGTGTTATCTCCAAACTATTTAATGTTGATAGGGGGTTTATATGTCCTTACGTATCACTCTAAATTGATCAAAAGGATGAGAAGATATTTATGGAAGTTCCGTATCATTAGATTACTTGTATTCTTTATAACAGGATTAGACCTTGGAGGACCGGATAACAATAGACGCCTATTCGCATCTGTCAACAAGAAGATAAGGTCCTTTGTTTGGAATGAGGTAGGGAATGCGTCAAACACAAAAAAGACTGTACTTTTTAAGGTTgctctttttgaaaaccaACGCCGGTGGCTTGGTATCGGCTGGACATCAAGTATGCTGAGCTATGAAAGGGCCTCTTGGACAGATGAGTTTTTAAATACTTCCCCCAGCTTAGAAACATTTACTTTACCAGAGAAGCAGTCTGGAATGACATGGGAATGGCACGATAAAGATTGGATGCTCGATCTAACAAATGAAGGAGTGATCCAGCTTCCTGCTTCCGCTACTAAGACAAAAGTTAAACCAGGTGCAGATGAAGGCTTTATTTATTATGACAATACCTGGAATAATCCCTCTGCAACAGAcacatataaaaaatacacAAGAAGACGGAGATGGATTAGAACGGCGACAGTAACAACGACGTATGATGAGGAGCCCATTGTAGAGAAAGCTTCAACGACTTCTCACGATCTAAAATGCGAAGGAAATGACAGAGGCAGAGAAAGAAAGGTTTCATTTAGTACAGCGAATGAGGTGCATATTATACCTTCTACGGATAGCAACCGGTTAATAGAAATGTCTGATATTGCAATGAATTCTCGATAATAATTGTACGGTACATAGAAAACAACGGCTACAATAGTTAGAGCGAAACCTAGAGTTTCTTGCCTGCAATGGAGCATTaattcaaatttatcaacTCTGGCCACGTGTGCTTGAGGTGGTAAGTGCCCGATCAACCAGCTATCTGAACAAGCATCCCTCTTTACAACTGAAAATGCGTATAGAAATTATGTAATGATATTTAAAAATCAATAGAAATGTAATCATTGAAACAAAACtgtaaaatataaaaagataaagaaaaagacatCTGATTATGAACTAAACGATATCTTCCATTTCTATCTCATCTTCCAAATCAGCTTCGACATCTCCTTGTGTGTTTTCTCCAGCGGATCCTGTCTGCTCATCAGCCAGCTCACCTAAAGTTGCCtttctttcctcttcttttaaCTTTTTATACTCTGGTCTTAGAGTATACTTGAATGCATATGGGCCCTTCTTTACAAGAGTGGCGACTTTGTCTAAACATTCCTTTAAATGAGCTTCAGGTTGCCTAGTACGTTCTTTTAGTCCCTTCAAAGACCAGTAGTCATACTCatcaaacaatttgaaCAGATAGTCCaaaatttccttctttgGCATACGAATAGATTTGATATTACTCTTGGCTTTCTCGCGTCCTACCTTCAAGAAATTGGAGTTGTCTGATCTCATAGACATACCCGTGTGGCTCATCGTCACACCAACGGTTTCATCCAAAGttgtaattctttctttattattgagTTTGACGATGTTTCTTCTCTGCTCAACAATTTTGTGGTAATTAGGGTCATTCATTGATGGCATAACCTGACATTCGTGACACACGGTACCTACAATGGCGGTTTTTTTTGGAATAGTTTTAACATACGGAATGTATCTATCTCTACCGTCCCTATCTGTCATGACTCTGTGATTAAATTTCTTTCGATTGTTTCTACGTttttgctgctgctgcttctTTTTGAGTTCTTCCTCAcgttcttgtttttttaagTAAGCTTGCCTTTGCTTTTCAGGATCAGCTTCCAACTCTTTTTTACGTTGCTGgtatttctttaaattttgCTCAGTGAAAACGTATTCGTTTTCTACCACTTTTTTTGTAAGCTCTAAGTCATATTCGTGCGGTATAGAATCgttatcattttcattcaaaagaagCGTGATTTTACTACCATCCTTGTTTATTCTAATCTTGCCCAATTCTTGACCATGCAAGTTATTTCTATCCCTCCATTTCTCTGCTAGAAACATTGGGAGTCTAACTAACCAGACTTGTCTATT from Saccharomyces mikatae IFO 1815 strain IFO1815 genome assembly, chromosome: 7 harbors:
- the CUL3 gene encoding cullin CUL3 (similar to Saccharomyces cerevisiae CUL3 (YGR003W); ancestral locus Anc_4.138), with the protein product MITNKKIKIDVPEKLGLSEKSFEQSWEIIKHAIDHIYGDDTAELSFEQVYRTVYTIVLNRKGLVLYNKLKTYIIQKLSLLRETICKNSARDYEMLETMVRLWETQCNCFKIIGDLMMYMDKVYCKPNRCLEVYDMCLDLFRVEILHKCSSFLISALISDIEEIRNLGSLDSKHTNLWKVIIGMMETLHGNRDSFFLTDFEPVLISATEEYYDKIIDIKLLTPIDSLEKIKQLKQFEDVLDSSFLNADSHSKLKTVLENVLIWGKLSDIIEDLTYEAMELLDEKLLQEIYDLSSEEKYRFAIIEAIKSYISKSAIKIPLKDGSRKKGQNAITWSSEVVNLFRKQHLFLKSINFGSIQLNNLAADKSIAILEDVFSMYFSKEESLSSEYFSTYVDYCMKRAKDNDVEMVTIKQDLLDSTRLIKLLSKKDTFEKTYRKQLSRRLLQQRSVVEIEKWTVQMIKKVLGAFFTSKLEIMLRDVSLSSEILQGFKDSMTNSIEYLSFVPQVLTRISWPFQSSNPIDEIVSLPPRMSQVLAGFEGYYSSRYKERVLKWAHHLSVIEIGCQFNTGYYEISFSVYAGAIFLLFEDYEELTLKEIYELTHIPEEYVKSLVISMSTVPRCKILKKSSNSGSTKFSVNYFFSSSNRKVKVPVIAGPVLSHKSENLANHNLVDTYENEIIMVLSATIVRVMKTEGRLSHQRLLEIVTKQTLPLFDVTPSIFKRGIQLLLEKEYIQRDADDTSYYHYLS
- the PEX31 gene encoding peroxisome biogenesis protein (similar to Saccharomyces cerevisiae PEX31 (YGR004W) and PEX30 (YLR324W); ancestral locus Anc_4.140), with protein sequence MSEINNENLDSNRIIIAEPTESKNKHIRSALRKRRGRLNTQAYEEDQEAILSSPLLTSTPKTVSRSLVRLYPYLIVVDNFLSIITWSNDHVSANLLGIFIFTVCVLYFGFITKYFGHLMIVCIIWVYLLIDKHVQETMASCPSLDDILHVMDRVSMKSSAVLSPITILSGQDVRRLLFTIAFLSPVYIFLTMFVLSPNYLMLIGGLYVLTYHSKLIKRMRRYLWKFRIIRLLVFFITGLDLGGPDNNRRLFASVNKKIRSFVWNEVGNASNTKKTVLFKVALFENQRRWLGIGWTSSMLSYERASWTDEFLNTSPSLETFTLPEKQSGMTWEWHDKDWMLDLTNEGVIQLPASATKTKVKPGADEGFIYYDNTWNNPSATDTYKKYTRRRRWIRTATVTTTYDEEPIVEKASTTSHDLKCEGNDRGRERKVSFSTANEVHIIPSTDSNRLIEMSDIAMNSR
- the TFG2 gene encoding transcription factor IIF subunit TFG2 (similar to Saccharomyces cerevisiae TFG2 (YGR005C); ancestral locus Anc_4.142), with protein sequence MSSGTAGAPVLSNNSASSEGKVKSGNASGDEYLSQEEEVFDGNDIENNETKVYEESLDLDLERSNRQVWLVRLPMFLAEKWRDRNNLHGQELGKIRINKDGSKITLLLNENDNDSIPHEYDLELTKKVVENEYVFTEQNLKKYQQRKKELEADPEKQRQAYLKKQEREEELKKKQQQQKRRNNRKKFNHRVMTDRDGRDRYIPYVKTIPKKTAIVGTVCHECQVMPSMNDPNYHKIVEQRRNIVKLNNKERITTLDETVGVTMSHTGMSMRSDNSNFLKVGREKAKSNIKSIRMPKKEILDYLFKLFDEYDYWSLKGLKERTRQPEAHLKECLDKVATLVKKGPYAFKYTLRPEYKKLKEEERKATLGELADEQTGSAGENTQGDVEADLEDEIEMEDIV